A single region of the Streptomyces caelestis genome encodes:
- the purS gene encoding phosphoribosylformylglycinamidine synthase subunit PurS: protein MARVVVDVMLKPEILDPQGQAVQRALPRLGFDGISDVRQGKRFELEVDGPVDETALARIHDLAESFLANTVIEDFTVRVEEVAEAVK, encoded by the coding sequence GTGGCACGCGTCGTAGTCGACGTCATGCTCAAGCCGGAGATCCTCGACCCCCAGGGCCAGGCGGTGCAGCGCGCACTGCCGCGGCTGGGTTTCGACGGGATCTCGGACGTCCGCCAGGGAAAGCGTTTCGAACTGGAAGTTGACGGGCCGGTCGACGAGACCGCCCTCGCCCGCATTCACGATCTTGCGGAGTCGTTCCTGGCGAACACCGTGATCGAGGACTTCACGGTCCGGGTCGAGGAAGTCGCGGAGGCCGTGAAGTGA